DNA from Acidobacteriota bacterium:
ATAAGAATAAATTTTTCCGTGAGTCTTGATATAACGTCAAATCGAAGTAACGGTTCACCTCCATACCAATTCACACGGAAAACCGAGATCTCTTTCATGCCTCTTTTTGCAAATAGGATGATGTTTTCTTCAGTCTCTTTACTCATAGTCGTATTTTTTAATAACTCATAACAATAATCACATCTAAAATTGCAATCTAATGTCGGCGCAATTGTTAGCCCAAATAATTTTCTTTGATATCTACCTAATCTATTTCTTAATTTTAGAATTTTGATTTCATCAGTATGATTATCGATTATAAAGCCTCCTGCCGATAAACTCTCTTTAAGCCTATTTATCTCATTAGAATCACAAATGATGTTGGGATTGCTTAATAAAGCTTGTGCTATTTTTACATCTTCCTTTACAATTTTTGCAAAGGCTCCTGAAAAAGTATTGTAAACTAACAGGCTTTCTTCTTCTCTAATGGACAAATATATATTAAAATAGGATGTTTTCATGTTGGAAAACGCTATTAAATGTTGCTAAAAATTCGCAGCCCAATAATCAATCAATTCACAAACCAAAGGACAAGTAGCTGTTGTGCTTACAACTCTACAATATTCACAGCATAGATTTAATGTATTTATTACAGTCTTCTCTGCATAATCTTCGGATAAGAGTTTGACTCCATCTATCATATCAAATGAGATCGGATGAATCATGAATTCCATTCTAGTTGCCTCCTATCTTGCATTTCTTATATGAATGAATGCAAAAGAAGTCGATATCACCCAAGGATTGCTGTTCAATTCTTCCCACAATCATGGATTCATCTTGAATCTTATTCCATAAACATCGATAAATTGGGAAAAACCCTCCGCGTCAATGGGAAGGACTTTATAAATTTTCCCATGATTATAAAAACTATTCTTCGATATTATTGAAGTATTGAAAGAAGAGAGCCATTCCCCCTTTCGGTTGAAAATATCAATGGTGTTTTTGAAATTCGGATTCATGTTATCCTCGTACGTTTCTCCGGATATGACCCAGATGTTTTCTTTTGAGTCCTGAAACATTGTACGGACGATAGGGGGAGCTTTGAGAATGGTCATTTGGCCCTTTTCGATGGCTTTCTGATAAGTCGATAAAAATCTATTCCTTGCTTCTTCCGAATAGTTTTCAATTTGATATTTTCTGCCGAAAATCAAATCCGGTTTTCCCGATTTGTCGTATCGTGTTATGGAATACTTATGATGATTATCTTCCGGGTAGAAAAATTCTCCGCTTTCGAGTATGAGCATCCACTCCCAGCATGGATACCCTCGAAGACCAAGAGGATATGTATACCTGAATAATTCTTTACCTCCAGAGAAATCTTTACGATGCGCCCATAATAAAAGATCGAGTTTAGTAAAAGTCCGGTCTGTTTTTCCCTTAAGAACATAAAACAGATCTCCTACCGCTCGAAATCTTAAAGGATTATCACCATATAGGTAGATGACATTGCTGGCCGTGTGTTCTCCCTGAAGGTCGAGGATTTTCAGTTCGTTAATTCCTTGGAAAACATAAATATGATTATGACTGATGACCATGAAATTTGCTTCCTGGAATTCATTTGGGCCCTGTCCTCGTCTTCCAAAACGGTTGATAAGAATTCCTTTTTCGTCAAAGACTGTTATGGTTCCTTCATATCTGTCTAGAACATAAAGATTATTGTTTTTGTCAAAATCAACAACGCCTTGATACTCATCCTGTTTGTTGAAAAGACTTATTTGTGTGACATCAATACGATAGAGTTTTTCAATCTCCACAATTGATTCTTCTCCATAAATTGGAAAAGAATTGATGATGACTGGAATCTGATCTTTCTTCGAACGACAGGAAACAACAATCATTAAAATCATCCAGGATAATAAAAAGAGATATAATAAATTCTTTGCTGGATACATATTAACTCCTTAGCATCTATGATAACTCACATGGCTGAAGCCCGGGATTTTATGGCGATGGCATAAACTCCCAATATGTAGATTAATCTAGATGTCCAAAGATGTAATCAGATTGGAGGAGGAGGATCAACGCAGCTTAAAAATCCGGTCGGAAGACAATACCAATAGGGTATCTGTGCCCAGCAAAAAAGATCTTTTCCTTGATCGCAAAAAGTTCCCTCAGTGGCTGACGTGAAGTCAACTGGCGCCTCTGTGATAAGCGCAAGAAATGCAAATACACCACACAACAGAACAAAAGATACCAGCAGCTTCCTTGTCTTTCCCATTATTTTCCTCCTTTATTGTTTGATAAGAATAAAAAGGTCTCCCACGCTATTTTGGAGG
Protein-coding regions in this window:
- a CDS encoding 6-bladed beta-propeller, which gives rise to MYPAKNLLYLFLLSWMILMIVVSCRSKKDQIPVIINSFPIYGEESIVEIEKLYRIDVTQISLFNKQDEYQGVVDFDKNNNLYVLDRYEGTITVFDEKGILINRFGRRGQGPNEFQEANFMVISHNHIYVFQGINELKILDLQGEHTASNVIYLYGDNPLRFRAVGDLFYVLKGKTDRTFTKLDLLLWAHRKDFSGGKELFRYTYPLGLRGYPCWEWMLILESGEFFYPEDNHHKYSITRYDKSGKPDLIFGRKYQIENYSEEARNRFLSTYQKAIEKGQMTILKAPPIVRTMFQDSKENIWVISGETYEDNMNPNFKNTIDIFNRKGEWLSSFNTSIISKNSFYNHGKIYKVLPIDAEGFSQFIDVYGIRFKMNP